In Prunus dulcis chromosome 2, ALMONDv2, whole genome shotgun sequence, a single genomic region encodes these proteins:
- the LOC117619581 gene encoding LOB domain-containing protein 1-like yields MDTQVAPMHNRVHQPCAACRMLRRRCDRNCSLAPYFPGEEIEKFAGVHKVFGASNVIKMIQMVEETRREDAVKALVYEARARLRDPVYGSTGAIFHLQKMIEELRSQLESIRSQVLELQQHRDQLLGILMNNVHCLEDDLFSTMHHDPMFGGDL; encoded by the exons atGGACACCCAAGTAGCACCAATGCATAATAGGGTTCATCAACCATGCGCAGCTTGCCGGATGCTACGCCGAAGATGTGACAGAAATTGCTCACTTGCACCATATTTCCCAGGTGAGGAGATTGAGAAGTTTGCTGGTGTGCATAAAGTTTTTGGTGCTAGCAACGTGATCAAAATGATTCAG ATGGTGGAAGAGACAAGAAGGGAAGATGCAGTGAAAGCTCTAGTTTATGAAGCAAGAGCAAGGCTCAGAGACCCTGTTTATGGCAGCACTGGAGCTATTTTCCATTTGCAGAAGATGATTGAAGAACTCAGATCCCAATTGGAATCAATAAGATCTCAAGTCTTGGAGCTGCAACAACACAGAGATCAGTTGTTGGGCATTCTCATGAACAATGTTCATTGCCTTGAAGATGATCTATTCTCCACCATGCATCATGACCCAATGTTTGGTGGTGACCTGTAA
- the LOC117619372 gene encoding protein KINESIN LIGHT CHAIN-RELATED 1-like produces the protein MPALASPKTPSQTIFVPDPTPKIQHFNCTKTPSPSTSRTKASRKTQPVDETSLDNPDLGPFLLKLARDTFGSGESPNKALDYAIRASKSFERCSGPGLDLAMSLHVVAAIYCSLGRFEEAVRVLERAIEVSDPENGPDHALAKFSGYMQLGDTCSMLGQLEQSILCYESGLKIQRETLGGSDPRVAETCRYLAEAHVQVMQFDEAENYCKKTLEIRREHSSPASVEEAADRRLMALIYEAKGDYELALEHLVLASMIMIANGQDNEVAAIDMGIGDIYLSLCRFDEAVFSYQKALTVLKSTRGENHPSVASVFIRLADLYYKTGKLRESKSYCENALRIYAKPLPGIISEEIASGLTEISAIYEAVNEPEEALNLLQKAMKLLEDTPAQRSTIAGIEAQMGVMFYMVGRYGEAWRSFKSAISKLRASGERKSAHFGIVLNQMGLASVQLYKLDEAARLFEEAREILEQECGLCHVDTLGVYSNLAATYDAMGRVEAAIEMLEHILKVREEKLGTAHPDFDDEKKRLADLLKEAGRARNRKGKSLENLLGSNSHQRTKKEGVKRWAGFGHKT, from the exons ATGCCAGCCTTAGCCTCACCCAAAACACCATCCCAGACCATTTTCGTGCCCGACCCGACCCCTAAAATACAGCACTTCAATTGTACCAAAACCCCGTCACCTTCCACCTCACGAACGAAAGCCTCCAGAAAAACCCAACCCGTCGATGAGACTTCGCTCGACAACCCGGATCTAGGTCCGTTCTTGTTAAAGCTCGCCCGGGATACTTTCGGGTCGGGCGAGAGCCCAAACAAGGCGTTGGACTACGCCATTCGGGCTTCCAAATCATTCGAGAGGTGTTCGGGTCCGGGTCTGGACCTCGCTATGAGCTTGCACGTTGTGGCGGCGATATACTGTAGTTTGGGGAGGTTTGAGGAGGCTGTTCGGGTTTTGGAGCGGGCAATTGAAGTCTCGGATCCGGAAAACGGGCCGGACCATGCGCTGGCTAAGTTCTCAGGGTACATGCAGCTGGGTGACACGTGTTCGATGCTGGGACAGCTTGAGCAGTCCATTTTATGTTACGAGTCGGGTTTGAAGATCCAAAGGGAGACTCTGGGCGGGTCGGATCCGAGAGTTGCAGAGACTTGCAG GTACCTAGCAGAGGCCCATGTCCAAGTAATGCAATTTGATGAGGCAGAGAACTACTGCAAGAAGACTCTTGAAATTCGAAGGGAGCATAGCTCACCTGCGTCTGTCGAAGAGGCTGCTGACCGGCGTCTCATGGCTCTCATCTATGAGGCAAAGGGAGATTATGAATTGGCACTCGAGCACCTTGTTCTTGCAAGCATGATTATGATTGCCAATGGGCAAGACAATGAGGTTGCCGCTATCGACATGGGCATTGGTGACATTTACTTGTCTCTTTGCCGCTTTGATGAGGCAGTTTTTTCCTACCAGAAAGCACTTACGGTTCTCAAATCCACAAGGGGTGAAAACCACCCTTCTGTAGCATCAGTTTTTATTCGCCTGGCTGACTTGTATTACAAGACAGGCAAGCTAAGAGAGTCCAAATCCTACTGCGAGAACGCATTGAGGATATACGCGAAACCTTTGCCTGGAATCATATCTGAGGAAATTGCTAGCGGGTTGACAGAAATCTCAGCCATCTACGAAGCTGTCAATGAGCCTGAGGAGGCGCTAAATCTCTTGCAGAAAGCAATGAAGTTATTAGAGGACACCCCTGCACAGCGGAGCACTATTGCGGGAATAGAAGCGCAGATGGGTGTTATGTTCTATATGGTTGGGAGGTATGGGGAGGCCTGGAGGTCCTTTAAGAGTGCTATATCAAAGCTTCGGGCCAGCGGGGAGAGGAAATCAGCACATTTTGGTATTGTGCTGAACCAGATGGGATTGGCTAGTGTGCAGTTGTACAAATTAGATGAGGCTGCTCGGCTTTTTGAAGAAGCAAGGGAGATTCTGGAGCAGGAGTGTGGCCTTTGTCACGTGGATACTCTTGGAGTATATAGCAACCTTGCAGCAACTTATGATGCCATGGGAAG AGTAGAAGCTGCAATTGAGATGCTAGAACACATTCTAAAGGTGAGGGAAGAGAAGCTTGGGACGGCACATCCAGATTTTGACGACGAGAAGAAAAGACTGGCTGATCTTTTGAAAGAAGCAGGAAGGGCTAGgaacagaaaaggaaaatcacTTGAGAATCTACTTGGTTCCAACTCCCACCAAAGGACGAAGAAGGAAGGAGTGAAGAGGTGGGCTGGCTTTGGACACAAAACTTGA
- the LOC117617622 gene encoding uncharacterized protein LOC117617622 isoform X2 produces MKTSLNFDMHPGNATKLGEQNQNGMLWYTPKAHSGSKDGDVKLWDAKRAKLVYHWPKLHERHTFLQPSTRGFGGIVQEEV; encoded by the exons ATGAAGACATCATTGAATTTTGATATGCATCCTGGGAATGCTACCAAGCTTGgggaacaaaatcaaaatggaaTGCTTTGGTATACACCAAAGGCTCACTCAG GAAGCAAAGATGGAGATGTTAAGCTTTGGGACGCCAAGAGAGCTAAGTTGGTATATCACTGGCCGAAATTGCATGAAAGGCACACATTTTTGCAACCAAGCACTCGAGGCTTTGGTGGAATAGTCCAG GAGGAGGTTTAG
- the LOC117617622 gene encoding cyclin-H1-1-like isoform X1, with protein MRVIWLLLNQLNIFFHGMFCMLQRWKWIKSCSQMHHFYSLLSSWHWLLCVVQIRYLRSTPSRQSSEHTVSELVELLNAIDSWARKYKFPSDKDLKHINRKLKSCWGLSSHDESKKWDKKSKHKSKRSSNEMQPVPSHTEISLP; from the exons ATGAGGGTAATCTGGCTTTTGCTTAACCagctaaatattttttttcatggaATGTTTTGTATGCTGCAAAGATGGAAGTGGATAAAATCATGCTCACAGATGCACCACTTCTATTCCCTCCTGAGCAG TTGGCATTGGCTGCTTTGCGTAGTGCAAATCAG ATATCTGAGGAGCACTCCCTCTCGTCAGAGTTCTGAACATACCGTTTCAGAGCTAGTTGAATTACTTAATGCAATAGATTCTTGG GCAAGAAAATACAAGTTTCCTTCAGACAAGGATCTCAAGCACATCAACCGAAAACTGAAATCTTGTTGGGGTCTTAGTTCACATGACGA AAGTAAGAAGTGGGATAAGAAATCGAAGCACAAGTCGAAGAGGAGCTCAAATGAAATGCAACCTGTACCTTCTCATACTGAAATCTCTCTGCCTTAA